The Lolium perenne isolate Kyuss_39 chromosome 6, Kyuss_2.0, whole genome shotgun sequence genome segment CTTCTAGCGAGCCCAAATGGGCACTCTGTGCGGGTGCTGCTGCGTCTGCTGCTCCCTCTTCGCGGCCACGGACTTCTTAGATCCCTTCTCCGCCGCCTCGTCAGTGTCGATCTGCTGCTGCCGGCACTCCTCGCTGCAGAACGGGGTGTCGCCTCTGCAACGCGGAAATTAGgttagccaagaagcacgttttaGATGCCTACATGATCAAAATGTGTGTTGGTTCGGCTGGTTACCTGTACATGAAGATGTCTCTGTTTCCGGCAAGAACGCGCGCGCACCGGAAGCAGGCGTGGAGGTAGTGGCGGCGAAGTTCATCGGCTTCCAGGCGGCGGGATGACGTGCGCCGGGGCCTAGGCGACGGCGAGCTCCGCTTGTGGGACGAGGAGTGCACGACTCGGAAGCTTGTGCCGATTTCCGCGGTCGTCTCCAAGGAGTCGGGGAAGTAGTAGTAGTCCTCCATATCTTAGTTGGACTGTGCTACCTAGCGGCGCCGCACAAAAGCTGATCCGTGCGGCGGTTGGCATACATGCAATTAATTAATACATTAAATGTGTAGTTAATTATTTTACTCACTTAATTAGTCCTCTATGTGATTAATTAAAGGACACACTCCTGGCTAAGTTCTCAGTTTTTTGCATGCATGCAAGCTCACGTCATCCAGATTCTTTTGATTTCTGATTTTTAAAAAGTTTTATCTCCCAAACAGTTGATCCGATTGACAATCCGTTTTCACCGTTAGCTTACTAGCGACGAGATCTTCGAAAGTAAATCCCATATCGGTATATTCTGCCAACATTTTTTTTCATCCACAACTACCAGATTATTATTACGTAATTGCCAGATTATCATTACTTAGTTTCTGGATTAGAAAATAAACTTCTTTGTTGCTATATTCTAGATTTTATCACATATTTGCCATGGGCAACATAGGTTCGTTCCACTAGTTGACACATGTTAGGTTATTCACTACTTAGTTATCGTATTAAAATAACTTATTTGTTAGTTTGATGTACGCTATTCTACATCGATGTAATTTGCATGATACTgttttttgttgaactatgtcatCTCGTAATTGACTGGATATGTTTTAAGGGTCGCTCTCAAAATTGTGTAAATCATTTTGATGTATAAGAATATGTAATACGTCATCGATAACTATGCATGGTAGCTACTCGATGCTAATTTGGCAATTGTGACAATGTAATCTGGCAACTATCGTGACGAGAAAAAAGAACTCAAAACGTAGCAAGATTGGATCTAGTTTTGAAGCCATCGTCGAGACGAACACAACGGTGAAAACGGATCACTAATCGAATTAACTGTTTAGGAGATAAATCATTTTAAATTTTCGGATTTAGTAATTAATGCTACATGCATGCATGTCATCAGTTCTATGAGGGAAAAGCAACAAAACACAACAGTCGCATGGGAAGTAGTATTGTGCGGCGCCTCCTCGTAGATTTTCCCATCTTAGTTCTGTGGGTTCCGTTTAACTTGCTGCTGCCTGATTAATTGGCTGGAAggactgcaggaggtggtggatTTCTCCGGGGAGTAGAGGGCGGGGATTTAAagggaacatgagaagggttcgtTTTACATTCTGGACCCTGTGGTTTCTGCGGAATTCAGCTGTGGTCCTGTATGGCTACATTCTTGAAGTAGTACTTTTTCGCTCGTTGATGGGAGTATTAACCACGCAAAATCCATTCAGCTCGGGAGTACATTCCCTATGAAAAATGCACTCCATGTGTACTTTATTATCTATCTAAACTACCCAGTGTTTTAGCTTTGGTTAAAATCAATTTTTTAAAAGTTTAACTAGGTATAGAGAGTAATTAAAATAGACAATATCATATCAATATCATTATCATCAAGAAATCTACTTGCATACTATATGCATTTGGTATAACTATTTGATTAAATTTACGAAATTTGACTTCAACATGAGCTAAACACATGGTAATTTACAATATTGAGCACAACAATGATAGTGGAGAAGTACTTATGCACTTGTGATGTGATAGAAGCCACGTATGAGATCAGTGATCCCTGCAAAAACCTTGTGCTAAGATTTGGAAGGAGCATAATCACATTTATCTTAGAATAAATCTTCGGTTTTCTGTGCTCCTATGGCAATGTCAGATCCAATGTGCCTAGTTGTTACATGCACAATGTCAGGTTCTTGGCATCCTTAATTTTTGACAACAATATCTTTCTTTCAGTTTTTGTCTTTAAGCATGTATACATTCATGTTTTACTTTATCCTTCTTTATTATTTATGTGTAAGACATAGTTTCGTACCTTTTGAAGAATAAGATGCGTGTACCGATGGGCTTTGCAATGATACAAAACTAAAATGAATATGACAACGTAGAAGTGCAACGTCAAGCTATCATAGAAATATACACACTGTAATGATGTGTTAGCAATTCTCTATCTCAGCTTTATGAAAACGAAATATATTACAGGCGCCGAACCAATGATAGAACAAGAAGTAAAGCTGGAGAGGTGCAATATATTACAAGACGGGATCACAAAATTAAGACGTGCGCCCTTCAAAGAGAACAATAAAAAAGGTAGTTAGGCAAGTGGCCAAGTTGCAACATATCTAGAACTAGGCTTACTTTGAGTGTTTCTGTGGCTACTAGGGTGGCCGAGCAAACTCAGGCGCATGGTCCCCCTATATTATAATGTCCAGCAGTGTCTCATGGGCTTAAACTGCCCATATATATAGTCCATGTTTCTCAAAACCCTTTTTTTGTTTTAATTAGTAAATGGCTCGATCAACTTGATGAGTTTGACAATCTGGTTTATTGAACATAGTTGGCTGTTTCTCGGGGGCGGTTATGTTGTGTATTAAGCAACATTGGTTAACTGGTATGCAAATTGCATGGGTAAAATTTTGTTGCAAGTAATGGACAGGGGTAGTCAGACTGATTGTGCCAAGCGTAACATATTGCAACGAGCCTATTACAATAGGTTTTCAAGGTCAAGCACTCCTGAAGGAGTATCATCGAAATTTGATAGAGAGAATTGCAAAAGTCCACTTTTAGGGTCGATTTAACAAAAAAAATACCACTTACGTTAGGGTTTCAAAAACCTAGTACCCTCATATTTTTTGAAACCCTAACGCATTGTGTTTGTTTTTTATAACCCTAGCTCTAAATATGATGTTTTTTGTCAATTTCTCACTCGACTCAGTGAACAAGAGTGAACCAGTTGCATGGGCGGAGGGAGCATCCAAACAATGGATGCACATAGTTGTTTTAGAAGCATAGTTTTAGTCAATATTTCTAATTTATGAGATGTAGATTGTTCTATATATCTGAAATATATAGACTTCTTGGAGCCTTCATGGAGCGGCAGCTGCGGATGTCGCTATCCTCTTGGGGGCCTTCATGGAGCCTTCGACCTCCTCCGCTCTCGGAGCTTAGTTCTTCGGGTGAAAGCCTAGGCCGTGGCAGGGCCGGACGACGGCGTCGATCCACGTCGCTtccctcttgggggcgtcgtcTTGAAGACTTTGTTCCCCAGCGTGCTTTCCTGAGGCTGGACTTGTACGGCATCTCGGCGGGTGGCCGGTGATGTGTGAGGTCCGTGTGGTGGCTTGTGTGGCAACGATGGCGGTGGTGAGCGATGATTTGGTAGCGTCAAGACCTTGGCTTCAGCGAGCGTCCGAGCTTCTTCGTCTTGTGTTTCGCTTGCGGTGGAGTCGGAGCTGCTATGGTTTGTCGAGTTTCTTCATTTGAGCAGCGTACGATGACCTGCTGGGTGGCCCTCTAGCGATGATCTTCCTCGGCGCATGTCTTGCGCTTATCCTCTTCGGAGCTCGTCATCAGAGTCGGAGCTGCCTATTGCTTCACGAGGAGTCGCTTGTTTGGCGGTGGCCGGCTTGAGCTTCATGGTGCCGCTTCGGCGGGGTCTTGGTGGTTGGTTCTTCGGTGAAGTCGGAGTCGCTGAAGAGTGATGACGATGACGTTGAAGGTCAACCGCGACGACTTCTCGCTTCGGAGGCCTGTGTATCTTGTGTGGGTTGCCAGGGTGGCTCTGTGCCCCCGCGGCGGTCGTGCTCCATGACGAGCGTTGGGGCACTTGTTTCGGTTTTCGGCCGGTTTTCCGTTAATAAACCGGCCAAATTCTGTACTTCTTCTCTATTAATGAAAATGGCAAgtcttttgcctcgtttcaaaaaaaaatctgaaatatAGACAACTATTCATGCTTTTGTCAAAAATAATGGGTGCATATTTGTACACACCCATGTTCCCATGTATTTCCTCCCATGACCAGCTGGCAGGAGCCCCGATCCCCTTTGAGATGGTGTTATTTACATTTCAGGAACAAAACATTCAGACATGGAAATCTTAAGAAACTCCAGGGTGCATACATGTGTGCGCACTTTCGTTGGACTTGTAAGGAAAATGCAGCATCattctatctatacctaataataaagcaaaAAAGGGGTTCCGTCGTCCGTTCGGCATTTTGCAGTTTAGCCCCTTGAAAAGATGTAATTAACCCGCACTCCTACCTAGCAACGACGTGTCCGTCGCTCGTCAAGCTTCCTCCTGTCCCGCACTCAGGCTAGGATGAGTTCTTACCGGATACGATTGCTAATCCCAGTCGATTTCCGTTTAATTTCTTGCACAATTCCGCTCATATATAGACCACTTCCTCTGCGTGCGATTCCCACAAAAGTTTCCACGATTGCTCGAAACCCTGAATTCTAGAAAAAAATCCCACTTATCGTCCCGCCGCCTCCTGGACGCCGACCCAGCGCCACCACCTCCTCGGTTCAGGAAAATCGAAGCTATTAGATCGGGAGAAGGCCAAGATCCTGCATCAATTCGTCGGAGGCAGACCGGGGGCACAGGTCGTGGTCCACAGGTGAGGAGGGAGGTCATGGAGGAGGGGGTGGATCCGTCGATTGAGGTTGTCGTCCTCGTGGAGGCGCGCGGTGGACCACAGACCGGATACGCGCGCTCACCTGAGTTGGATGGACCAGCACGCATCGCCGGCTACCACGCCATTGGCCCAGAGCACCATCGCTGGCCTGGCTCGTCCACACCCTGTCTCCCACCTTCCTCCTGCAATCCACCACCGGATCCTTCTCACCCAGCCTTAGCGGCGGCGGCCCTCTGTACACCACGCGCCACCGGGAGAACTTATGGGTGTGAGATTGAGAGACCAACTGCTGGGTTCGATATGTTGTGGGAGGAGGCTGCGAGCAGAGAGAAAGGGGATTTCTTTTCCGTGGTGTCGTTCAGACGCAAAGAAACAACACGAAGGAAAAGGGAGAATAATGACTCGGTGGAGTTATGTGGGTGTCCCACCATTTTCAGGCTTCAGGAGACGCGCTATGGCATGAAGATGTGCCCCAATAGTTTTGACACCGGTAACATCCTGAAAGGTCCACACGTGACACGTGCCAACTCTTCTATGCTGATGCATAAGCATCGAACAAGAAATAGGTGAGCGGATGAGAAAAGAAGCATCAAAATTTACTTTGGGATTAGTGGAGTGAAAACTTTAGCACTGATAGCTGTTTTTACACGTGGAAGTGGATGCTCCTCTTTTTTTAAATAAGTATTAAATGTATTTTAAAATGCTGAAAAATTCTGATAAAAATGTGGCACACACATATCAACGTTATGTGTGCtcgcaaagttgtttcataaaaaatccatattatttttgtcttgtgtaaaaagataaaattcagtgATAAAACTCTTATTGAGATATTCTTTTATCATTTTTACATAGGACACAAAGATATTGGTTTTCCACCAAAATTGGTGTGCACACCTGAAATTTAGAGATGTATGCGCTAACTTTTAAAACATGCGAAAATATTTTTTCGAATAGGAGGAGCATATGCACCTATGATCAAAATTGTATTTCCTCTTTAGCGCCACCTACTTTAGCATCCacctagcaccatcggctttaccATAGAAGCGGACGTTACTCCGGCTCTAGGGAATCATCACGAGAAGTGACACATGTATTCTCATGCATTCTCCTATAGCACCGCTGGAATGACTACAAGGTGAATACCATAGTTATCGGATGTCATCGATGAGGTGGGTACTGGAGACGAAAAGAATAGCTACTCGCATTAAGGACTCGCTATCTTAGTGGCGGCGCTCATAATCGTTGTTAGCTCCGTGTGTCCAAATCGGCGATGCCTCCTGGTCGAAACAGATGCTTCTCCCGGAAGATGAAGACTTTAtttcatttttctaaaaaaaTCATCTGTCATCTGTCAATCCGTTGCAACGTACGGGTATTGTGCTAGTCATTTATAATGGAACACAGTGCTTCTGCATTATACATAGGACATGTCgttatcttttcttttcttctctttttttataAGTGAAAGGCGTGTCCCTGTCAATGGTCATTCTCATGACAACCTCAATGCATTGGGCGGGTGCCTACCTCAACTTGAAGGAAAATGCTCAAAAATACTACAGTACTTGCTGAAGGTGCTGGAGCTGCAAGAACGGGGCCCAATGCCGACGCATACATCAATCGACGATCTTGGTCAGTAGAAACACACGCGTTTTGGTCCACGGTCCTCGACTTGTGGTCGTGGGCGTCTCCTTCGTTGGACCATTTGATTTTACAGTTGCAAATCACAGCAAGCCGGCATGGGACGTGACGCCGCAGTGGGGCATGGATAAATTGGCTACAGGTTGCAACCAGCCTGTGCTAAAAAAGGGTTGCGAGTAGCTAGCTGCAGGTGTCTTGCTGAAATGAAGATGACCGGCCAATCAACTCCGATCTAGGTAAGGTCGAATATATCGATCATCGACGAAATAAATGGAGACGCGGAAGAGGAACGTGTGCTCCGTGTCTTGCCACGATTGCAAGATATCCATATACACATCCGGTGATCCCAAACGTCCCATGTTCTCTTCTACCTCCGTAGCATGGTCCGACTGCTTCGTTAGGGTTCATAGCTGGTTCGCTCCATAACCGTATCCTCTCTCTCGAAGCCTCGAACTAGCTCCACCGCTGTGGCGTGTACAGGTGCTGACGATATGGCCGTGACTCGTCTCTGCCCGCGTACGGGACAGCCTCATCACATGGTTATTGTTAGGCGCGCTACTTTTTTTTTATAAGATAGATATTAATGTCAAGAGGATATCAATTACACATTTACACCTAGACTCTGCAACAGAGCAGTGGGCAGTGGCCTAATACAAATATTGATGCGCatagtcagaaaaatataaaaaaagtCTCGCTATAGAAGAAGACAGTGCCCAAGCGAACCAAACACCACCAGTACAGTACGAAAAATTCATCTTCTTTGAAAGTCGCTTCCAAGAAGAAAACAATGCCCAATCATCATCGCTTTGATCATAGATCATAGATTTTCACCATAGAGAAAATCCCCACTCAtaaaacaataaatccaacaataTCATTGTtacgcacaaccaattaaggtcagaccttagattttcaccctgtAAGTTCAGACTCTGAACTtctcctgtgttgtcgcccctacTTATCGTTGCCCCTACTCCAGTTCACAAATCACCAAAGCCAATTTCTCATCACAACCAGTACTTGAACCACCATTACTAGTCATCAGAACTCGACTTCCATGCCATTCATGttcctcatgtttttctgatcaattttcatatataacatgtTTTATTTTGAattaccaattaaaagttattaacaaaTTAGTTTTTAGTATTTAAAATAGAAAAACAGAAATTATTTTAAATAGAAAAAGGGCCCAGATATAAATTTTGAAAAGGGGTGAGAACCCCGGGTTCATTTTGAAACATGCTGGGGGGTTTTGTTAAAACCGACATACGGAGGGACTATGGGTTGAAGTTTTAAAAGAGACAAGGCTTTCTGTGCAAAACGCTAGATCTGGAAAGGTGGAGAATTTTTCTCACCGAGGGCGGTTTAACCCACGGTCACTGACGCGTGGGGCCTAGTGCAACGCTGGCTGCCGGCGTGGCGAACCATCCAAGCGTGCACTGAACCATCCAAGCGAGGGGTGCGGCGGTCACCACGTCTCGGCGTAGAAGCTCGCCTGCACTAGGAGGCGTCTCAGGACGCGCGAGGTGGAGCAACGGAAGTGCCTCGTCGGCGCGGACCAAGGGACgtgtgaaagaacatttcccgcccttttgagttttgtgtgtttgacgtcaacactatgtatatttttatgtgtgttgatgtagacaggtacaagccatcaaaaattatgttggatcggtgtattggttttgctgttctgaagttctgcaggttttctgtatctggcggaagttccggcctaatctggcggaagttccggcctgactttttcagcagaagcttctcagcgccgtctgtgctcaggttttctcttcaggaccggaagttccggtggagttggccggaagttccggtcagcggaacttccgcccaacttccgggcaagttccggaattccgagtttgtggctcagtatagttctgtaaggttttcgcaagtttccggaacttggccggaacttccggccaccggaagttccgcccaagttgcgccccttcttttgctttgcaggtattttatcaagggcggaagttccggccccaatggccggtacttccggtggaagccggaacttccggcaattctggccggaacttccggtgtaagtggaattcgtccccaacggtcagatctgaaagctccacccatataaatagctttcttctccaaagggacaagcttgctcaatcattacacaagaaatctgccaagcctccaccattagagccacctcaagaaacacaagatttacaagatctccttcctcccccaaccaaagctcttgatctttggagattcgaaggagaagccaccgatctacatccttaccgaagcgattttcatttccccctcatttgtttgagggatctcatgctagtgttcctatttggttccctagttgatttgtgttgatgtgttgttgttgattgttgtattgttacagatttgggagcctccaattcggttgtggatgtgtgacccaagaaccttgtaaaggcccggtttccgcctcgaggaaatcccttagtggaagtgggctaggccttcgtgacgttgctcacaggagatctgagtgaagccttcgtggctgttggtttggcttgcatagcaaccacactcctccaaacgtagacgtaccttcttgcaaaggaagggaactacgggaatcatctccgtgtcatcgcgtgctccactctcggttacctctatcccactctatctcttatatattgcgtagctatatcttgcctagttgataaccttgtcatataggtaaattcacttagttgcatatctagagaatttacctttgtgtcaagcctaaattgaaaaagaactaaaaattggttagcacctattcaccccccccccctctaggtgcggcatacgatcctttcaattggtatcagagcctcggctcttatttcgggcttaaccgcctaagagtatgccggaagaTGGGGCTTCGGAAGAGGCCggtaagatggtcaccatggaggacatcaattctttgagatcctccttggacgctcaaatggaaagcatgagaaaaatgatttccgagcttttgactccggtccttcctaaggctcccaccgtagaggtaaaggacacgggtgtgttagaagtgggaggtgcttcggcattaccctcctctactaaacccgtggaaggtgataacttaaacactaacaaatctcccattgcatctcctagggatactagtggaggtgagagctacaatcgagtagctccaccgtttctatctcccgatataccggttcctcatccccatttgaacattcgaggcgacccacctaagttttccgttgagaatttcgatacttggcgatttcagtttcgctctcatgtttgcagtgcctccaatgaactttggagaatcatcttggaaggcttcaacccttacaaccccgacaagttgactagaagagaagcggttgatagtcaactcaacaacaccgccttgcacatgattcaaactagtgtggggacaaaggatttgcctcgtgttcggaactacaccaccgccaaggaagcttgggaaggcttggccgctagttgcattggaagtgagagcacgagaaggaacaagtataatgctcttcggaatcaagccgaaggattcatgaggctaccggatgaaaatcatcaagtcatgtattcaagacttctcatcgttgccgactccttccggcttattggtgcaacccacatcaatgactcttggatcaaggagaagtacattgaatgcatgatgccgtatgtacccattgatgtcaagacccttgttgggagagaatgctattcctctctctcatctcaagatgccgtgcacgagatgcaagccctcaaggtgctcgagcaaaactctcatgattctctcaatcgtgccattgggatgtcaaaagggaacaatcttgccttgacggtcaactccgttgatgaagtgattcctcaagaatcttatagggcatcttggagcatgtcctatccggaagatttgcaatgccactaccatgatcacatggccttccatgcaaagtcgttttggattgatccgtccaaggccaaggaagacaacatcaagagaaacaacaaaagtgggttcactagctttggtccaaagacaagatcatgctacaattgtgatgacaagcgccacttcattgccgaatgcccctatgagaatagagagcttcataatgggaggctcattcccaaggacaagagcaaagacacaaagggcaaatattcaaaagcctccaacaagaaattctacaacaacaagaccaagaagggcaagaggccctcaagagttgtgctagtaacaaaggaagaatattcttccgatgaagtgggaagctctagtagtgaggaagatgaagaaagctcaaaggaattggccgccatcgtcaccaccaacattccctcttcatctctctttgagtcccccaatgagaatcctcatatcaagaatgcacattgcttcatggcaaggtcctccttggacacatctattgtgctatcaactcaagaagagtatacctccggagatgatgatgttgatgatgaagaagatgcaacctctaatggattggtcgctcttgcctccctctccactaactcttcatcaccaagtgaatcccccaatgaggccattcatgtggaggaagaaaattgcctcatggctaaatcctccgaggtatcatcccctaacccctctatgcctaacatatctagtgatctaggggttgatgatgctagtctaaaagtgaaacaagaaatgctagagtttgatgatttcattctcaacctacaaggtaacactaaaaagcatgtttcaaatctcatggttcgtatagctcaacaaagtgatattcttgagaaaaaagggtcaaatagagagagaagattctcttgaaatccatgctcttaaaaatgctcttgaggaaagtcaagaaactatagcttctcttgaggagaggctagaaactcttgaagagcctcaagataaaattaacaagctcacaaaagctagagatcttgctagggctaagtctaaattgcttaaaaaggaaaaggccaaatttgaggttgatcatgagaaacttgtgaaagatccagatgaactagacaaagctcacaaagctttgaagagtgaatacactctattatccaagtcttatgagcaacttcaaattaggcttgcctcatatgatgtgcctagttcctctactccttcatgtgatcatgcaaatgttattgaggaaaacgctaggttgaaggatgaacttgctaaggcctcctctccccaaagtaaattttcgttggatgatctcttgagtaagcaaagatcaaacaatgggaaggagggccttggttatggggccaaggcaaagaaggcaaacaagcaaaaggtcaagcccgcacaagagaagaagaaagatatcactaatggtgaagcccctaagggcaaaaccatgaataatgatgatgcgggaaatgctaaccctcactatgttttatttaaagattattatggtgatgtttatgctaaatatgttggcccatatgatggtcatgttgcttggtctatttgggtcccaaagacccttgttgctaacaaaagaggacccattgcgaaatgggtacctaaatccaagaattgatctcatgtaggactatgccgccggagggtcaaaatgggtacttgatagtggatgtacaagtcatatgaccggcggcaagaaccttgtcaaggagttgaggcccaatataaataatatcaccgtctcctttggcgataattctacatccgaggtattgggttttggcaaggttgtggttgcacacaacattactcttgtggatgtcatgcttgtcaaaacccttggttacaatttgctttccgtttccgcccttggcaagatgggttttgccgtctttattgataatgatattgtggtcctcttgtggagcaagactctaaaagtcgctttcgttgggtatcgcgaacataacttgtatgtggtggacttttcggggaccaccacttcaagtgcgatgtgcctattcggaaaggcggatgtggggtggttgtggcatcgccgcctagcccatgtcaacatgagaactttgcaaagtcttcacaaggggaaccatattgtgggactaatggaaaatgtttcttttgccaaagatcgtgtttgtagggcttgtgttgaaggcaaaatgcatgactctccgcatccaagcaagactatcatctcttccaagaggatcttggagctccttcatgtggatctctttggtcccgttactcatgcaagtcttggtgcgaagaaacattgcttggtgattgttgatgattactcaagatacacttgggtctactttctcaagacgaaagatgagactcaacaaatattcattgactttgctaccgaggtgcaacgccaacacaacctcctcattatggcaataagaagtgacaacggctccgagttcaagaactatacactcaatgattttcttagtgatgaggggattcgtcatcaatattccgctgcttacacccctcaacaaaatggtgttacggagaggaagaaccggacccttatggatatggcaagatctatgatggcggagtataaatcccgctataatttttgggccgaagccatctccaccgcttgccactcttccaaccggctctatctccgcaagggattgaacaagactccatatgaaatactcaccggcaacaagcctaatatctcatacttcaaggtgttcggttgtaagtgtttctacaaaatcaaaggagtttgtttgtctaaatttgctc includes the following:
- the LOC127306627 gene encoding uncharacterized protein codes for the protein MEDYYYFPDSLETTAEIGTSFRVVHSSSHKRSSPSPRPRRTSSRRLEADELRRHYLHACFRCARVLAGNRDIFMYRGDTPFCSEECRQQQIDTDEAAEKGSKKSVAAKREQQTQQHPHRVPIWAR